The Actinomycetota bacterium genome includes the window GGCCTGCCTGAAGGTGTCCGAGTGCTCCCCGACGAGGTCGCGTACCAAGGGCCTCTCGGCGGGCTCGCCACCGCGCTGGCCGCGACCGAGGACGACTGGGTGCTGGCCGTAGCCGCCGACATGCCGTGGCTCGAGCCGGCGGTCGTGCGCGCGCTGTGGGACGCCCGCGGCGACGCTCGCATCGTCGTCCCGGTCTCCGACAAGGGGCCCGAGCCGCTGCTCGCGCTCTACCACCGCGACTGCCTCGGACCCGCGCGGCGGGCGCTCGCGGGCAGCCGCCGACGGCTCGTCGCCATCTTCGCCGAGGTGCCCGTTGCCGAGGTCCCGGTCGACGCACTGCGCGCGCTGGACCCGGAGCTGCGCTCGCTCGTCAACGTGAACACCCCCGAGGAGCTCGCTGAGGCACGCGATCCCGGCCCGGGCGAGGGCGCTCCCGAGGCCGTGCGCGTCACCGTGATGCCGCACAACGGGCATCGCGGGCTGCCGTCCGAGCATCCCGTGACGGTCTACATGAACGACGTCGAGGTCGCGACGGTGCAGGCGACCCCCGCCGACCTCGAGGAACTCGCCTGCGGCTTCCTGCTGTCCGAGGGGCTCATCGCCGACCGCGACGCTCTCCGGTCGGTCGACGTCGACCGCAAGCGCGGCCTCGTCTACGTCACCACCCGCGAGTCCGTGCCCGACGACATGGTCTTCCGTACCCGGTATGTGACGAGCGGCTGTGGCAAGGGCGTCACCTTCACCTCCCTCGGGCACGCCCGCGGGCTCGCGGCGGTCGCGAGCGACGCCACCGTCTCCGCCGGGGAGGTCTACGATCTCGTCGGCCAGCTCGCGCGCGCAGCCGAGCAGTACCGCGACCGGGGTGGCACGCACGCCTGCGGGCTCGGCATCGACGGCGAGGTGCGCGTCGTGCGCGAGGACGTCGGCCGGCACAACGCGCTCGACAAGCTGCTCGGCCGCGCGTGGCTCGACCGCA containing:
- the fdhD gene encoding formate dehydrogenase accessory sulfurtransferase FdhD, with protein sequence MTGPASTLPITAAVLAGGRSMRMGVDKTLIPFEGEALVTRVAETVAAVCAHTVVVTNRPDALECAGLPEGVRVLPDEVAYQGPLGGLATALAATEDDWVLAVAADMPWLEPAVVRALWDARGDARIVVPVSDKGPEPLLALYHRDCLGPARRALAGSRRRLVAIFAEVPVAEVPVDALRALDPELRSLVNVNTPEELAEARDPGPGEGAPEAVRVTVMPHNGHRGLPSEHPVTVYMNDVEVATVQATPADLEELACGFLLSEGLIADRDALRSVDVDRKRGLVYVTTRESVPDDMVFRTRYVTSGCGKGVTFTSLGHARGLAAVASDATVSAGEVYDLVGQLARAAEQYRDRGGTHACGLGIDGEVRVVREDVGRHNALDKLLGRAWLDRIDTAGAVLVTTGRISYEMAVKAAKARVPIVVSRTAVTDLAAEIAAELGITLAGYARGGRMTVFTHPRRITGMGEDGR